A portion of the Etheostoma cragini isolate CJK2018 chromosome 13, CSU_Ecrag_1.0, whole genome shotgun sequence genome contains these proteins:
- the LOC117956147 gene encoding spectrin family protein isoform X5, translated as MELGRRDREPCLSPAAFVNQVQYSNILEGRFKQLQDEREAVQKKTFTKWVNSHLGRVTCRIGDLYTDLRDGRMLIRLLEVLSGEQLPKPTKGRMRIHCLENVDKALQFLKEQKVHLENMGSHDIVDGNHRLTLGLIWTIILRFQIQDISVETADNKEKKSAKDALLLWCQMKTAGYPNVNIHNFTTSWRDGLAFSAIVHKHRPDVIEFDNLKRSNAHYNLQNAFNVAEKELGLTKLLDPEDVNVDQPDEKSIITYVATYYHYFSKMKALAVEGKRIGKVLDYAIEADELIEKYETLASELLQWIEQTIGTLNDRQLANSLNAVQNQLQAFNSYRTVEKPPKFTEKGNLEVLLFTIQSKMRANNQKVYIPREGKLISDINKAWERLEKAEHERELALRNELIRQEKLEMLAARFDRKAAMRETWLSENQRLVSQDNFGTDLGAVEAATRKHEAIETDIGAYWERVAAVEAVAKELEAERYHDVRRVIARRDNVLRLWEYLKELLAARRERLNAHRDLQRLFEEMRYIMDWMAEMKGRLQSQDSGKHLHDVLDLLQKHTLVEADISAQAERIKAVQGAAQRFTSYEQAYKPCEPGLVSEKVDLLGQAYEELGQLAGKRRLRLEDSHRLWQFLWDVGEEAAWIREQEQILASGDCGRDLTSALHLLSKHEAFRDEMAARFGPLSNSIAAGEALVQEGHFGAPEVTERIEDIRAQWTHLEEATKLREQSLKEAVALHQFQTDANDMEAWIMETLRQVSSQEVGHDEFSTQTLARKQREIEEEIQSHRPGIDSLHEQVQALPQAYIHFPEVDGRLPAIEQRFEELESLSAARRQALEGALALYRMFSEAGACQLWVEEKEQWLHGMEIPTKLEDLEVVQQRFETLEPEMNNLGIRVADVNQVAEQLLSSDNCSKAQINQTRDQLHNRWKEFEQLAGQKKIALESALNIQNYHLECNEIQTWMKEKTKVIESTQSLGNDLAGVMALQRKLTGMERDLEAIQGKLDDLTNEAEKLATEHPDQAGEIQGHLAGIQDVWEELNATMKRREESLGEASKLQGFLRDLDDFQSWLSRTQTAVASEDIPTSLAEAESLLAQHENIKNEVDNYKEDYEKMRAVGEEVTQGQTDAQYMFLAQRLQALDTGWHELRRMWENRHSLLAQAFDYQTFLRDAKQAEAFLNSQEYVLSHIEMPTSLQGAEEAIKKHEDFLTTTEASEEKITGVVEAGRRLINDCNANSDKIQEKVDSIQERHVKNKEAANELLTKLKDNRELQHFLQDGQELTLWINEKMLTAQDMSYDEARNLHSKWQKHQAFMAELASNKDWLDKIDKEGQALVAEKPELEPVVQQTLEDLQRQWEELEGTTRTKAQCLFDANRAELFTQSCSALDVWLKNLEGQLYSDDYGKDLTSVNILLKKHQMLEHQMEVREKEVQSLQSQALALSQEDAGLAEVDGQQRRVTDNFSNLQDPLELRRQRLLASKEAHQFNRDLEDEILWVKERMPLADSTDHGKDLPTVQLLIKKNQTLQKEIQGHQPRIDDIHRRGKTQSQVDGERQSVLEERLVELQDLWDQLIAETDKRHARLIEANRAQQFYTDAAEAEAWMGEQELHMMSEEKAKDEQSALVMVKKHQTLEQALEDYAQTIHQLANSSRLMVTSEHPESERITLRQAQVDKLYAGLKDLAEERRGRLQERLRLTQLKREVDDLEQWIAEREVVAGSHELGQDYEHVTMLRDKFREFARDTSTIGQERVDGVNGLADDLIESGHPENASVAEWKDGLNEAWADLLELIDTRTQMLAASYELHRFHQDAMEVLGRVKEKREGLPSDLGRDLNTVQHLHRQHNTFENDIQALSGQVNQVQDDAARLQKAYAGEKADDINRSEHAVTSAWEGLLEAGQARRLLLLDTVEKFRFFNMVRDLMLWMDGVNLQIDAHDSPRDVSSAGLVIANHQDIKSEIETRADSFTACIEMGNTLINNNHYAADEIREKLAQLQEKREKINKKWQDKMDHLQIVLEVLQFGRDAYVAESWLAGQEPLVRAAELGSNVDEVESLIKRHEAFEKLAAAWEDRFVLLEKLTTLEEHEMQRRREEEERARRPPTPPPAEVAQSEAESHAHDSAARTSLDQTTLNQSVSVNGVHSDNDTSQGSETESVNGPGRDSGLASSRLDPSATLPSRGGAESESNTMEGMLCRKQEMESHGKKSASRSWQNVYCVLRKGSLGFYKDGKSASNGIPYHGEVPISLGEAVCEVANDYKKRKFVFKLRLGDGKEYLFQAKDEAEMSSWIRSIISSIPTGTEDSPVGPRALSRAMTMPPISPSSGDAGGVTMRNKDGKEKDREKRFSFFGKKK; from the exons ATGAGCGTGAAGCAGTACAGAAGAAGACCTTCACCAAATGGGTAAACTCTCACTTAGGCCGAGTGACCTGTCGCATTGGTGACTTGTACACCGACCTACGCGATGGCCGCATGCTCATCCGCCTTCTGGAAGTGCTTTCAGGAGAACAGCTG CCAAAGCCCACTAAGGGCCGCATGCGTATCCACTGCCTGGAAAATGTTGATAAAGCCCTGCAGTTTCTCAAGGAGCAAAAGGTCCATCTAGAAAACATGGGCTCACATGACATTGTGGATGGGAATCACCGTCTCACCCTGGGTCTCATCTGGACCATCATCCTTCGCTTCCAG ATCCAGGACATCAGTGTGGAGACGGCGGACAACAAGGAGAAGAAATCAGCCAAAGATGCCCTACTGCTTTGGTGCCAAATGAAAACTGCTGG ATACCCCAATGTCAACATCCACAACTTCACTACCAGCTGGAGAGATGGTCTCGCGTTCAGTGCCATCGTGCACAAACACAG ACCTGACGTGATTGAGTTTGACAACCTGAAGAGGTCCAATGCTCACTACAATCTCCAGAATGCTTTCAATGTGGCTGAGAAGGAACTTGGGCTTACCAAGCTGCTGGACCCAGAAG atgttaaTGTTGATCAGCCTGATGAAAAGTCCATCATTACCTATGTGGCGACCTACTACCATTATTTCTCCAAGATGAAAGCCCTGGCAGTGGAGGGCAAACGAATTGGCAAG GTACTGGACTATGCTATTGAGGCTGATGAGCTGATAGAGAAGTACGAGACCCTTGCCTCAGAGCTGCTGCAGTGGATTGAGCAGACCATAGGGACGCTCAACGACCGGCAGCTAGCTAACTCACTAAACGCTGTGCAGAACCAGCTCCAGGCTTTCAACTCCTACCGGACTGTGGAGAAACCCCCCAA ATTTACAGAGAAGGGAAACTTGGAAGTTCTTCTCTTCACTATCCAGAGCAAGATGAGGGCAAACAATCAGAAAGTCTACATCCCAAGAGAGGGCAAACTCATCTCAGACATCAATAAG GCATGGGAGCGACTGGAAAAGGCCGAGCATGAACGAGAGCTGGCACTGAGAAATGAGTTGATTCGCCAGGAGAAGCTGGAGATGCTCGCTGCCCGTTTTGACCGCAAAGCAGCTATGCGGGAGACCTGGCTAAGTGAGAACCAAAGGCTGGTGTCTCAG GACAACTTTGGAACTGACTTGGGAGCCGTGGAAGCTGCCACCCGTAAACATGAAGCAATTGAGACAGACATTGGGGCATATTGGGAGCGTGTGGCTGCTGTGGAGGCTGTTGCCAAAGAGCTGGAAGCAGAGAGGTACCATGATGTGCGACGTGTAATTGCACGAAGGGATAATGTGCTTCGACTCTGGGAATACCTGAAGGAGCTTCTGGCTGCACGCAGAGAGCGGCTGAACGCCCATCGTGACCTACAGAGACTATTTGAGGAGATGCGCTACATCATGGACTGGATGGCAGAGATGAAG GGCCGTCTGCAGTCCCAGGACAGTGGCAAACATTTGCATGATGTGTTAGACCTACTGCAGAAGCACACTCTGGTAGAGGCTGACATTTCAGCTCAGGCAGAGAGGATCAAGGCAGTGCAGGGAGCCGCACAACGATTCACTTCCTATGAACAGG CCTACAAACCATGTGAGCCGGGACTAGTAAGTGAGAAGGTTGACCTGCTTGGTCAAGCCTATGAGGAGCTTGGTCAGCTTGCTGGGAAACGCAGATTGCGCCTCGAGGACTCGCATCGCCTGTGGCAGTTTCTGTGGGATGTGGGAGAGGAGGCGGCCTGGATCAGGGAGCAGGAGCAGATTCTGGCCAGCGGAGACTGTGGACGTGACCTCACTTCTGCCCTTCACCTGCTTAGCAAACATGAGGCCTTCAGGGATGAGATGGCAGCCCGTTTTGGCCCTCTGAGTAACAGCATTGCTGCTGGGGAAGCTTTGGTTCAGGAGGGTCACTTTGGAGCGCCAGAGGTCACCGAGAGGATTGAAGACATCCGTGCCCAGTGGACACATCTGGAAGAG GCAACTAAGCTCAGAGAGCAGAGCCTTAAGGAAGCTGTGGCCCTGCACCAGTTTCAAACGGATGCCAATGACATGGAGGCATGGATCATGGAGACACTTAGACAGGTGTCCAGTCAGGAGGTGGGTCACGATGAGTTTTCCACCCAAACACTCGCTCGCAAGCAGAGGGAGATAGAAGAGGAGATCCAGAGTCACCGCCCCGGCATCGACTCACTGCATGAGCAGGTCCAAGCACTGCCACAGGCTTATATACATTTCCCTGAG GTGGATGGTCGCCTACCTGCTATTGAGCAGCGCTTTGAAGAACTGGAGTCTCTGTCAGCAGCTCGGCGCCAGGCTCTGGAAGGTGCCCTGGCCCTTTACCGCATGTTCAGTGAAGCTGGTGCCTGCCAGCTCTGGGTGGAGGAAAAGGAGCAATGGTTACATGGCATGGAGATCCCTACCAAACTGGAGGACTTAGAGGTGGTGCAGCAGAG GTTCGAGACACTGGAACCTGAGATGAACAACCTAGGCATTCGTGTCGCCGACGTGAACCAGGTTGCCGAGCAGCTGTTGAGCTCCGACAACTGTAGCAAAGCCCAAATCAACCAGACACGAGACCAACTGCACAACCG ATGGAAGGAGTTCGAACAACTTGCTGGCCAAAAGAAAATAGCTCTGGAGTCGGCCCTTAACATCCAGAACTACCACTTGGAGTGTAATGAGATCCAAACTTGGATGAAGGAAAAGACCAAAGTGATTGAATCCACCCAGAGCCTGGGCAATGACCTGGCTGGAGTGATGGCACTGCAACGCAAACTCACTGGCATGGAGAGAGACCTGGAGGCCATTCAG GGCAAACTGGATGACCTTACAAACGAGGCTGAAAAGCTGGCCACGGAACATCCAGATCAGGCTGGAGAGATCCAAGGACATCTGGCAGGAATTCAAGATGTGTGGGAGGAGTTGAACGCTACCATGAAGCGGCGTGAGGAGTCATTGGGCGAAGCCAGCAAGCTGCAGGGCTTCCTTAGGGATCTGGATGACTTCCAATCCTGGCTGTCCCGCACCCAGACAGCCGTGGCCTCGGAGGACATCCCCACCTCTCTGGCAGAGGCTGAGAGTTTGCTAGCCCAACATGAAAATATCAAGAATGAGGTGGATAACTATAAGGAGGACTACGAAAAGATGCGGGCGGTTGGTGAGGAGGTGACCCAAGGTCAAACTGATGCCCAGTACATGTTCTTGGCCCAAAGGCTCCAGGCACTTGACACTGGCTGGCATGAGTTGCGTCGCATGTGGGAAAACCGCCACAGTCTTTTGGCCCAAGCCTTTGACTACCAGACTTTCTTGAGAGACGCAAAGCAGGCAGAGGCTTTCCTCAACAGCCAG GAGTATGTGCTGTCCCACATAGAGATGCCCACCAGCCTTCAGGGAGCAGAGGAGGCCATTAAAAAGCATGAGGATTTTCTCACCACCACAGAGGCCAGTGAGGAGAAGATTACTGGTGTGGTTGAGGCTGGACGGCGCCTCATTAATGACTGTAATGCAAACTCTGATAAGATCCAGGAAAAAGTTGATTCTATCCAGGAAAG GCATGTTAAGAATAAGGAGGCTGCAAATGAATTGCTGACAAAGCTTAAGGATAACCGTGAACTGCAGCACTTCCTCCAAGATGGACAGgag CTCACATTGTGGATCAATGAGAAGATGCTGACAGCACAGGATATGTCTTATGATGAGGCCAGAAATCTTCACAGCAAGTGGCAGAAACATCAGGCCTTCATGGCAGAGCTGGCCTCCAACAAAGACTGGCTAGACAAAATTGATAAG GAAGGTCAGGCACTGGTGGCGGAGAAGCCGGAGCTGGAACCTGTTGTTCAGCAGACCCTGGAGGACCTCCAGCGTCAGTGGGAGGAGCTGGAGGGCACCACCCGCACCAAGGCCCAGTGCTTGTTTGATGCTAACAGGGCAGAGCTCTTTACACAGAGCTGCTCTGCTCTCGATGTCTGGCTGAAAAACCTTGAGGGTCAGCTGTATAGCGACGACTATGGCAAAGATTTAACTAGTGTCAACATCCTGCTCAAAAAACACCAG ATGCTTGAGCACCAGATGGAGGTCAGAGAGAAGGAGGTGCAATCCCTCCAGTCTCAGGCTCTGGCCCTGTCCCAGGAGGACGCTGGACTTGCTGAGGTAGATGGTCAGCAAAGGCGAGTCACTGATAACTTCTCCAACCTTCAGGATCCTCTCGAACTGAGGAGACAGCGACTACTCGCCTCCAAAGAAGCACATCAATTCAACAGAGATCTGGAGGATGAAATT CTATGGGTGAAAGAGAGGATGCCCCTGGCGGACTCCACAGACCATGGAAAAGACCTGCCCACCGTACAGCTGCTTATCAAGAAGAACCAG ACATTGCAGAAGGAGATCCAGGGCCACCAGCCACGCATCGATGACATCCATAGACGAGGCAAGACTCAGAGCCAGGTAGATGGTGAGAGACAGTCCGTCCTAGAGGAGCGCCTTGTTGAGTTGCAGGACCTCTGGGACCAGCTGATAGCTGAGACAGACAAGCGCCATGCCCGCCTTATAGAGGCCAATCGCGCCCAGCAGTTCTATACTGATGCAGCGGAGGCGGAGGCGTGGATGGGAGAACAAGAGTTACACATGATGTCAGAGGAAAAAGCCAAG GATGAGCAAAGTGCACTAGTGATGGTCAAGAAGCACCAGACCTTGGAACAGGCACTTGAAGACTACGCCCAAACCATTCACCAACTCGCCAACAGCAGCCGTCTCATGGTCACCAGTGAACATCCAGAGAG CGAGAGAATCACCTTAAGGCAAGCTCAAGTTGACAAACTGTATGCAGGGTTGAAAGACCTCGCTGAGGAGCGTCGTGGGCGGCTTCAGGAGAGACTGCGGCTGACCCAACTGAAGCGGGAGGTGGATGACCTGGAACAGTGGATTGCTGAGAGAGAGGTGGTTGCTGGCTCCCATGAACTAGGACAGGACTATGAACATGTCACA atGCTGAGAGACAAGTTCCGTGAGTTTGCTCGTGACACCAGCACCATCGGCCAAGAGCGTGTAGATGGTGTTAATGGGCTGGCAGATGACCTGATTGAGTCAGGTCATCCTGAGAACGCCAGTGTGGCTGAGTGGAAGGATGGGTTGAACGAGGCTTGGGCCGATCTGCTGGAGCTGattgacacacgcacacaaatgtTAGCAGCCTCCTATGAGTTGCACCGCTTCCATCAGGATGCCATGGAGGTGCTTGGACGTGTtaaggagaagagggaggggcTGCCTTCTGACCTTGGCCGTGATCTCAACACTGTTCAGCATCTACACAGACAGCACAACACTTTTGAAAATGACATCCAGGCCTTAAGTGGACAG GTGAACCAGGTGCAAGATGATGCAGCACGGCTGCAGAAGGCTTATGCTGGGGAGAAAGCTGATGACATTAACAGGAGTGAGCATGCTGTGACTTCTGCCTGGGAGGGCCTGCTTGAGGCCGGTCAGGCCCGCAGGCTCCTTCTGCTGGACACTGTGGAGAAGTTCCGCTTCTTCAACATGGTGCGAGACCTCATGCTCTGGATGGACGGTGTCAACCTGCAGATAGATGCACATGACAGTCCCAG GGATGTGTCTTCTGCAGGGCTGGTCATTGCCAATCATCAGGACATCAAGTCAGAGATTGAGACCAGAGCAGACAGCTTTACTGCCTGTATTGAGATGGGAAATACTCTTATCAACAATAATCACTATGCAGCTGATGAG ATCCGGGAGAAACTGGCTCAACttcaggaaaagagagagaagatcAACAAAAAGTGGCAAGACAAGATGGACCATTTACAAATTG TGCTGGAGGTGTTGCAGTTTGGACGCGATGCTTATGTGGCAGAGTCTTGGTTGGCAGGACAAGAACCTCTGGTGCGAGCAGCAGAGCTGGGCTCAAATGTGGATGAGGTAGAGAGCCTAATTAAGCGCCATGAGGCCTTTGAGAAACTTGCCGCAGCCTGGGAAGACCGCTTTGTGCTGTTGGAGAAACTCACTACT CTTGAGGAGCATGagatgcagaggaggagagaggaagaagagagagcaCGGCGACCCCCTACACCACCCCCAGCAGAAGTTGCACAATCTGAAGCAGAAAGTCATGCACATGATTCTGCAGCCAG AACCAGTCTGGACCAGACCACACTTAATCAGTCGGTGTCAGTGAATGGAGTTCACAGCGACAACGACACATCACAG GGCTCAGAGACTGAGTCTGTGAACGGACCAGGTAGAGACAGCGGGCTGGCATCCTCTCGCCTGGATCCTTCTGCCACATTACCGAGCAGAGGTGGAGCGGAATCTGAGTCCAATACCATGGAGGGGATGCTCTGTCGAAAACAGGAGATGGAGTCCCACGGCAAAAAGTCAGCTAGCAG GTCCTGGCAGAACGTGTACTGTGTCCTAAGAAAGGGAAGTCTTGGTTTCTATAAAGACGGCAAGAGCGCCAGCAACGGCATTCCATACCACGGCGAGGTACCCATCAGCCTCGGAGAGGCTGTGTGTGAGGTTGCCAACGACTATAAAAAGAGGAAATTTGTATTCAAGCTCAG GCTAGGGGATGGAAAGGAGTATCTGTTCCAAGCAAAGGATGAG GCGGAGATGAGCTCCTGGATCCGTTCCATCATCAGCTCCATTCCAACAGGAACAGAGGACTCGCCCGTAGGTCCAAGGGCCCTCAGCCGTGCCATGACGATGCCTCCCATCTCCCCCAGCTCAGGTGATGCTGGAGGTGTAACAATGCGCAACAAAGATGGGAAAGAGAAGGATCGTGAGAAGAGGTTTAGCTTCTTTGGCAAGAAAAAATAG